Sequence from the Chloroflexota bacterium genome:
CAGACCGGCGGCCACGGCCAATACGCCGTCTGCAATATCGAAATTGAGCCCACGGGAAGAGGCGAGGGCTTCGAATTTGTAGATAAGATCTTCGGCGGCGCAATTTCAGCCCCATTCCGCGAAGCGGTGCACAAGGGGGTGCGCGAAGCCATGAAAGAGGGCACGCTCGCCAGCGGCGAAGTGGTAGACGTCCGCGTAAGGCTTGTAGACGGCAAAGAGCACACGGTCGATTCTTCCGATCTGGCGTTTCAAATTGCCGGGTCCATGGCCCTTGGCGAAGCCATGGATAGGGCCAAACCCGTCCTCCTGGAGCCGGTCTTGCAGATGAAGGTGCGCGTGCCGGAAGACCGCATGGGCGACGTGATTGGCGATCTCACAAGCCGCCGCGCCAGGGTGCACAACATGGATATGGTATCTCCCGGAACTATGGAAGTGGAAGCGGAAGTGCCCCAGGCAGAAGTGCTGCGCTACGCTACCGACCTGCGCTCGCTCACGCAAGGGCGCGCCACCTTTTATTCTGAATTCATAGGATACGAGCAAGTGCCCGCCAGCACCCAGGAACAGGTGGTAGAGGCGCACAAACGCGAAAAGGAAGAAGCCTCGGCGTAACACCGGCAACTCACACGCACTTTGCCTGCAACGCGCAAAAGACATGCGCAGCCTGTGGGAAGAGCGTCGCCAGAGTTAATCCGTCATTGCGGCGAAAGCCGGAATCCAGCGCCCGGCACAGCGAACACATCCTGGATTCCTGCCTACGTGGGGAGGCCGGTTCGGTAGCGTAGGTTTGTAGCCTGGACGCGTGTGAATTCCTACCCTGTATCGTGCACGCGGCGTACGTTGCGCTATCCGGGCCAGCAGGTACAATACCCCGCATCCCTCCAAGAGACTCACTCTCCCTGGGAAACTCTCTCATAAATGCGTCGCTCTGTGTCAACCTGCCCTGCGACAGGCTCAGGGGGAACGGAAAGAGCGAAAAGCCGTTCGTGCTGAGCTTGTCGAAGCACGAGTCAGCTTGTCGACCGACTTATGAGGTAAGTTCCTGGATAGAGGGGAGATCTTCGCCGCAACAATTCTACTCCACGTGTTCATCCGACTTACGCTAAGATCTACCTAAACGTTGTCACTCTCGCGGAGGTAGGGTATGAAACCGTTTAACGTCGCGCCGATTCTCGCAGAAGACTCGCTCTTTCGCATTGTTGCCGGCACGGCACAGAGTCAAGTCGGTATTCTGATACTCGGGCCCGGCGAGAAGACCGGCGGCCTCCACGCCAGCGACCACCCGGATTCCGATCAAGTGGTCTACGTCGTCTCCGGTCAGGGCGAAGCTACCGTGGGTGACGAAACCGCCCCCCTTGCCCCCGGCGACGTGCTCATCATCGACGCCGGCGACCCCCACGAACTCCGCTGCACCGGCGATGAACCCCTCCGTACGCTGAACGTCTACGCGCCGGCCACCTACTAGGACTAATGCACTATCGGCGCCTATGGCGCTTAAACCTTGAGTGTTGCCCTCACACGATAGTAATACGCTTACTCTTAGCGAAGACTTTGAGTCTGCTTGCGCCAATGCCAAGAGGAGGAATCTAAAGTGAGTATCTGGGAACTAGATAGGCTCATCCTGTTTCTCTTCTTTTTTATTCCTGGGTTTATATCGCTGAAAGTTTACGACCTTTTGGTTCCAAGAGAATACCGTGACTTCTCGCGATCCTTGTTTGAAGCCGTCGGCTATAGTGCTCTCAACTACGCAGTGCTTCTTCCACTGATTGTCCCAACCCTATCTGGTGACTTTCCCATTAAGCACATTCTTTGGGATATCATCCTGCTTGTTCTCACAATGGTTATCTTTCCCATTCTATGGCCAATCTTGTTCTTTCTGATATCCACGTCTCGACTTGGCGCAAGATTTACTATTCATCCTATGCGAAAACCATGGGATTATGTATTTAGCAAGAGGCAAGTCTATTGGGTCATTGTCCACCTGAGAGACGGTCGCAAAATCGGCGGCAAGTTTGATCGGAAGTCTTTCGCATCCTCATATCCTGCTGACGAACAAATCTACATTGAAGAAGTCTGGCAACTTGATGAGGACGGAAAGTTTCAGTCTGACGGAAAAATCGAGCGCTCTCGAGGCATACTAGTACTGAGGGATGATATCTTGGCTGTAGAGTTCTTTGATTAATAGGAGGCGTTCGATGTCAAGCAAGGAAGAAAGAACCACAGAGAAAGCGCCAACTCAAGGCCGGAACGACATTCCTTTTGAGAAAGGTTATCAGCCGGAGAGGGGCAACTTAGACCCCAAGAATCCTCCTCAGGGCGGCTCCGGTGTTCCTCCAAAGGCGCAGACTGGCGCGGGCCAAGCTGAGAAAGACGATTAGGCGCACCGCCCTGCACATCGATCGTCAAGATCTTGCGGGTTTAGGGTCTATGTTGGGATTATCGAACCAACACAGTCATGAGTAGTCTGGCGGTGTCAAGTCCGCTTGACGGAGCAGGGCTATGGAGACCTCCACCACAGTCAAGCGCATCGTGTGTCTCGCCAACTCGCGCAAAGAGGGTGATCGGTGCATCGCGGGCAAGGAACTCTTGGCGGATGGCAGTCCCGGCCCTTGGGTACGGCCCGTCAGCGACCGCGAAGACGAGGCGGTGGATGAACGGGAACGGCAGTACGCAGGCGGCAGCGAGCCGCGTGTGCTCGATGTCATTGATGTGCCGGTACGTGAGCCGCGACCGAAAGGCTACCAGCAAGAGAATTGGCTGCTGGATCCGAATCGTCGCTGGAGAAAAGCAGAGCGCATTGGGCCGGACGCGCTCAAGGGTCTTGCCGAGCCAGCTGGGCCACTCTGGATAAACGGTTACCACACGCATCACGGACGAAATGACCGGCTGCCCCTTGAGCGTGCAGTTTCCGTGAAAAGTTCGTTGCAGCTCATTAAAGTTGGTAAGCTAGTGCTAGATGTCTTCGCCCCCAGGATAGAGCAGGGCGACTTCAAGCGGAGGATCAAAGGCCAATTCCGCTATGCCGGGGAGGAATATCGTCTCTGGGTTACCGATCCCGTCTATGAGCAGATATACCTGAACCGGCCAAACGCCAGGTACCAAATCGGTCAGTGCTTCCTTACCGTTAGTCTGGGTGAACCGTATCAGGGATACGCCTATAAGCTCATCGCAGCCATCATTGAACTCTAACGGAGACTTCTTACGTGACAGAAACGCGGAATCCAGTATTCACCATCGGACACTCCAATCACGAGCCAAAGGAGTTCTTGACGCTGCTGCAAAGGCACGGCGTCGACGTGGTAGTGGACGTGCGTTCAGCGCCGTACAGCCGCTACCTGCCGCACTTCAATAAAGAGCACCTGGCAGTGACCTTGAAGCAAGCCGCTATTCGCTATTCCTTTAGAGGCAAGGAACTGGGCGGCCAACCGGCGGATCGTGCGTACTACGACGATGAGGGGCGGGTTGTCTATGACAGGCTGGCGGCAACCGCTGCGTTCAAGGGCGGTATCGAGTACATCTTGGACACCGCAGCCGTTCATCCTTCGACACGCTCAGGACGAACGGCTGCTTCGCCAGCGCAGCGCCTGGCCCTGATGTGCAGCGAGAAGGAGCCGTTGGACTGTCACCGCACGCTGATGGTCGCCCAATCGTTGGCAGCGCGCGGTGTGGACGTGGCGCACATTCACGCCGACGGCAATCTGGAAACTCACACCGATGCCGTGATTCGTCTGCTGGATAAGTTCAAATTGCCGCATAACGGCGATCTCTTTCGCTCGCGGGAGGCGGTGATTGACGACGCAGTGGAACGCCAGACGCAGCGCGTCGGCGCCCGCTGGCAGGATCAGGCCGCCGGCCGCGCCGAGTGGGAGCGTGTGCCCTGAAGCTCTACACCATCGGCTTCACCAAGAAATCAGCGTCTAAATTCTTCGAACTGCTGCGGGGATCTGGCGCCGAGCGCCTCGTGGATGTGCGGTTGCATAACGCCTCGCAACTAGCCGGCTTCGCCAAGGGCGGCAAAGAGAACCTCGCGTACCTGCTGCAAGAAATTTGCCGGATGGAATATGTCCACGCACCGGACCTCGCGCCTACAAAGGAACTGCTGGATTCCTACCGTAAGGGAGAGTGTGACTGGGACTCCTACGAGCGTGAATTCGTTGCCCTGTTGAACGAACGGCGCATATTTACAGAGGGCTTGCAACCCACCGAGGGAATTCGCATCGTTAAGCGATTGAAAGCAACCATCGCCAACAGTTGCCTCCTGTGCAGCGAGCACGAGCCTGATCACTGCCACCGCCGGCTGGTGGCGGAGTACTTCCAACGGCACTGGGGCGACGTTGAAATCGAGCATCTCATCTAAGTCAAAGGGTCTAGACTCTGTTCGACCTTCTTCACGATCTCGTAGACTGGGTACTGGCCTGGGCGGAATCGCCGTATGGTGGGTTAGCGCTCTTTGTGCTTTCGGCGGCGGAATCGATAATCTTTCCGGTGCCGCCGGACCCCTTGCTGATTGCGTTGGGCGTGGGCAAGCCGAGCTTCGCGCTGGCATTCGCTGCCATCTGCCTCCTCGGTTCGCTCGTCGGCGCGGGCATCGGCTATATGATCGGCATGTGGGGCGGACGACCGGTGGTAGACCGCCTCTTTTCGCAAGACAAGATAGATTTCGTTGAGCAGAAGTACCAGCGCTACGACGTGTGGGCGATCCTCATTGCCGCCCTCACGCCGATTCCCTATAAGGTGTTCACGGTGACGGCGGGCATGTTTCGGCTGCATTTCGGCCGCTTCATGCTGGCGTCACTGGTCGGACGGGGGGCACGCTTCTTCGCCGTGGGCTTCTTAATCGCTCTCTTTGGCGAGCCGATAGCGGCCTTCATCGACCAATATCTTGACATCTTGTTCATAGTCTTTATGATATTGCTTATCGGCGGATTCTTTGTCATCCGGATTCTGACACGCTCGGGAAAGCCTCCAGGTTCCAGTGAGGTGAAGATTTCGGAAGAGACCGCGCCGTAGCTGAGGAACAATAGGCGTCATGCGGCTACGGTTGGGAGTATGATGGTGGTAAGCGCCGGTGTTTATTCTCAATACGGAACGAGTGGTGAATAGGGGAAGCAGGGCTTCTCGCCGTCACTCCGGCTTTCGCCGGAGTCCAGGGCGGGGGAGATGGAATAATCCCTGCCTCTTATCAAGTACGAGGCAGGCTATTAGCTGGAAACGCCATGGCCTTGCCTAGGCACACAACAGAATGTAAATGAGAGGGCGGCTTCTTGACGTCATTCCCGCGCACGCGGGAATCCATCTTCTCTGCGCACACGCTAGATTCCGGCTTTCGCCGGAATGACGGAGGTTTGGCAGTCTATTTTCATGGTGATGACGGAACTGGATACC
This genomic interval carries:
- a CDS encoding DUF6338 family protein, which translates into the protein MSIWELDRLILFLFFFIPGFISLKVYDLLVPREYRDFSRSLFEAVGYSALNYAVLLPLIVPTLSGDFPIKHILWDIILLVLTMVIFPILWPILFFLISTSRLGARFTIHPMRKPWDYVFSKRQVYWVIVHLRDGRKIGGKFDRKSFASSYPADEQIYIEEVWQLDEDGKFQSDGKIERSRGILVLRDDILAVEFFD
- a CDS encoding VTT domain-containing protein, with the protein product MLSAAESIIFPVPPDPLLIALGVGKPSFALAFAAICLLGSLVGAGIGYMIGMWGGRPVVDRLFSQDKIDFVEQKYQRYDVWAILIAALTPIPYKVFTVTAGMFRLHFGRFMLASLVGRGARFFAVGFLIALFGEPIAAFIDQYLDILFIVFMILLIGGFFVIRILTRSGKPPGSSEVKISEETAP
- a CDS encoding DUF488 domain-containing protein, translated to MKLYTIGFTKKSASKFFELLRGSGAERLVDVRLHNASQLAGFAKGGKENLAYLLQEICRMEYVHAPDLAPTKELLDSYRKGECDWDSYEREFVALLNERRIFTEGLQPTEGIRIVKRLKATIANSCLLCSEHEPDHCHRRLVAEYFQRHWGDVEIEHLI
- a CDS encoding cupin domain-containing protein, giving the protein MKPFNVAPILAEDSLFRIVAGTAQSQVGILILGPGEKTGGLHASDHPDSDQVVYVVSGQGEATVGDETAPLAPGDVLIIDAGDPHELRCTGDEPLRTLNVYAPATY
- a CDS encoding DUF488 domain-containing protein, with translation MTETRNPVFTIGHSNHEPKEFLTLLQRHGVDVVVDVRSAPYSRYLPHFNKEHLAVTLKQAAIRYSFRGKELGGQPADRAYYDDEGRVVYDRLAATAAFKGGIEYILDTAAVHPSTRSGRTAASPAQRLALMCSEKEPLDCHRTLMVAQSLAARGVDVAHIHADGNLETHTDAVIRLLDKFKLPHNGDLFRSREAVIDDAVERQTQRVGARWQDQAAGRAEWERVP